The following DNA comes from Saccopteryx leptura isolate mSacLep1 chromosome 7, mSacLep1_pri_phased_curated, whole genome shotgun sequence.
TCCCTCTGACAGTCTCCTGTGGAAACTCATTATTCACACTTAGACTCTCAGTCCACCCTCCAGGTTCCTGGGCACAGAGTCTCTCTCTGCCGCCTCCTGCTAACACCTTTGGGTTCCGAACAGAGTCAGTCACTTTGGAATCTATTCAGAGTAACACTCATCTACGCCCCCCTCTCCTCCACATTCCTCTGGTATTCCATCCCCGGCGCTATGGTCTCCTTCCGATTTTCTGTCTACTTCTCCTCTTAGTGACCAGAAAACAAAGTTTGTATCTTGTCATAATTTACCTGGTTCATAGCTTGGCTGAGTGCTGGGCAGTTTGTATACCTCTTCTTTATGACTTTCCAGGGGAGAATatttgtcttggatcactgagcAGAGGAAAAAATTAATTAGAGGTTGCAGGTAGGTGATCAGGGACACCACCACACCCATGAATTCCTGTCCTTCGGTGAAGGGGACTTCTCGCCCTTGGGTCACTGAACCTCAGTGGTTCTTGACTTGATGTTGCTTGTCCCTTCCCCTGGGACagtgaagaggggaaaaaagaaaagaaaaaccactaaGATTCGACAGTCAGTGAGCTTGTAGGGTTTTAAGGATGGTGGAGCAAGTGGGAAAGTTGCAAGAGTAATAAATCACACAGAAAGATGACCAGAGAAGGGTAGACGCTATCGCAATATAAATTCTGTAAATAGGATGTCTCTGTGAACGGGACAAACCTTAGGGAAGAACAGAGGAATTTTTTCAGTGAGAAGGCCAGATATTCCCATAATTATGGGACTTATGTCCCAAAAAGGACATAATTAAACCAAACTAGGCTCAGGCACCATAATTATTTGGCAGATCATTTTCAGGATGAATTCAAAGAATACTCTGGCTGTGTTCAGTTGCTTACATTCATACtgcctagcacagagcctgggagTGGAAGGTATTTCAGAAGTACTTGTTTAATGCGGgactgagtgagtgaatgagtgaaaagTAGGCTTGGacctgaaaagggaaggaagaaaattgaTTACCATTTTCGAAGCTTTTATGAACTTGAATTAAATCAGGATACTCCTTCAGATGAGCCCTGCTGAACAGGGTTTGTAGAAGTGACCTATTGAATGTCTTCTCAAGTTCGCAGAGAATAGGGTACACCACTCTCCCTATCGGAACCAAGTTTCTACAGGCTTCTTGAGACTCCTTTAGAAAAAGTGCAATGGAAAAAGATGTAGATAAAGTAATAGTTTTCAAGTTAAACAGACATCGAGGAAGTAACTGCATAACATACTCATTCTGCTGTCTCAGTGTAGATTACCGTTTTTCATGTAATATGTTAGAACGTCTAATATATTTGATCAACTGCTTAAAAATCACAAATGAGCCCTTCCTCTCGACTTTTGCACTTTCATCCTGCCTAGCCTGTATCAAGAATGGATCTTCTAGCAATTCTGTTGACTGCACAGCAACCCTGGGTACAAAAAGTCTTGATAAGACTTCAGGAAGAGGGGAGATGGCCCCCTCcttgctggaaacagcaaaagcacTGTCACACTGAGAAGAGATATCTTCCTCCTCTATGTCCCCTGGAGGGCCCACTAATCAAATTTTCTTGACTCCGGAACGACCTAACGAAGTCGAAACACTTTGGAGGAGACAACAACAAGGCCAAAACTTGACTTCTAATGGCACAAACTCCCTGAGGATTTCGGTTGAGATAAGTGGGTGTTATCATGGAATACTGTCCcagttcttttaaatattttaattttccttcatGTTGTTACAGTGTGTAAATTGCTCTGCATTTGCGAAGTGCATCGGTGTGAATCCAGCCGTATCACCATTACcctccaccccacacacacactccagcacGTCCCACAGAAGAGAGGGCTTCAATTAGAATAGAGGTGTCTCTAGTGATATCTTCCTGCCCTGGCACCCTCAACCTTATAGGATGAGGAACTAACTTAAAATAGTCTTCCCATGACAAGCAGAAAGGGCTTTCATCCAGCTAGTGATACACTAACTTTTGAGTTCAGGATGCCAAACACACATGAGCGAGGGGCTGGGTTACCCAGGGGACGCATCGCCCACTGCTCTTACTTTATAGATTTTCTCCGTGATGAAGGAGCGGTCCCTGAGGCTCTCGAGGAAAGGAAAGGGCTTTGTGATTGCGTTCGCTATCTCCACCTTATTTTCCTTGAAGTGATTCAAGGAGGTTTCGTGGAAAATTGTCTCCTTGTCCTGGGTTATTGAAAACatcctgaggggaaaaaaaaaaacaggacgaGAAGATAAATGTCGAGATTCAAGACTCagtgtggtgatcatttcaaagTGAATACGAATGTCGAATTATTGGGTTGTAGATCCGGCACTAACACAATGCTGTGTATGTCAAtgatactttaattatttttttttttaatcctcagaATTCAGaaggtgaagaaataaaaagagatcaGGGCGGAAACTGGGTTTTGGTCTAGTGGTCAAGGCACGGagagtgggaaagaaaaaaagacacgcTGATCCAGTGAGACCCAGGTACAGAAAACGAGGGCAGAACTGACAAAGAGGCAGGCTGAACTTCGAGAAGTCCCGCTGGGTCGATTTAAAGAAAGTGTGTAATGATAAGACCTTTTTGCAGCTGCAAGGGAGGGACTGACAGGATATCTCTGACCCCCCAGAGACAGAGCAGATAATTCAAGGCCTGAAGCTGAGGAAAGCACCACTGAGATGACTGTCTCTGTAAGCCTCACCAAAACCAGCTTCAGTTCGGGATTCCGTGTGGAAGAGTGAGGGTGAGCTGACACCAGGGGTTTATCACTCAGACGAGAAAGCTTCCTGGGCCTGGAATCAAAAGCAGGAGGCAGTGACAGCAGCAGTGGCCACTATGGCTGAAGAATGGAGAGTCCAGGCTTTCTCTTGCGGATGAGAATTGGAAGCAAAGAGCAGGACCCCGAGAGCTTGAGATGGGGACATTTATTCTCAGCTCCTGATGTTTCCTTCCAGGAGAGGAGAACATCAATCAGAGTGACACTCCTgatccctccccacacccttctcCTCCCCATTAGTGGTAAATTCTTAGATATTTCTGGAGAATGAACACAGGCTAAGAGGCATCGTCTCTTCTTGCCTGTCTCTCTGGGGCCAGCCTGGGGGGGACGGAGAAGGCCTCTAGACTGATGCTTCAGGTACATCCATTATAAGATCCAGCCTTGCCTGGCTGGGGCAGGTTCTTTCATTGTGGTGCCCAGGGAGCGGAGAGCCATTGTCACATATCTAAGCCATGTCTCCCAGTCCGGTTTTGATTAGTAATAGGGCCGGCGTTATGACCTCCAACTACCtgacttcttatctctctcttaaGTGGCTTTGAAATCAAGCATATATATGGTGTTATTGTGGGGCCCCTTTGAGTCCCCACAAAAACCAAGGG
Coding sequences within:
- the LOC136378479 gene encoding nuclear body protein SP140-like protein; this encodes MFSITQDKETIFHETSLNHFKENKVEIANAITKPFPFLESLRDRSFITEKIYKESQEACRNLVPIGRVVYPILCELEKTFNRSLLQTLFSRAHLKEYPDLIQVHKSFENVIQDKYSPLESHKEEVYKLPSTQPSYEPGTEPFRYEHLTQSYAVGLMDTQKSVSSCYPKIREEGQQARPARDQEPKRIVIGRESSAEGAPREAQRPAPHHGRGAEGGRRQPGAAERQACECRAPVSSFVFL